A window of Malania oleifera isolate guangnan ecotype guangnan chromosome 2, ASM2987363v1, whole genome shotgun sequence genomic DNA:
GTACAATACCAGGTCAATGGAGAGATTTACAATCATGAAGCACTGAGGAAGAGTTTGGCGCATCACAAATTTAGAACTGGCAGTGATTGTGATGTTATAGCGCATCTGGTGGGTCTCCTTTGCATTTCTGTGCTGCTTCTAGTTCATATCAACTCTGAATCATAAAATTATGGATCATAAAGGatgaacaaaattaaaaatttcctGTTAAGGATAAGATTGCTAGTTAGAATCATTTGCTGAAGACTTCAGTTTTTCAAAGTGGTTACTAGTAGGATTTATAGATGCTGCTGTATCAATTGATTGAGCTGAAGcctttcatttcttttttagTACGAGGAACATGGGGAAAACTTCGTGGACATGTTGGATGGAATGTTTTCTTTTGTGTTATTGGATACCCGTGACAACAGCTTCATCGTTGCACGTGATGCTATTGGGATCACCTCTCTCTACATTGGTTGGGGACTAGATGGTATTGGCTCCTCGTGTTTACATTTTACTTAGAATTGTTTCTGTTTCTTTCTCTAAATTTCAATTGTATCtgtatataacttgattcctctGTTTATTATTTTCAGGGTCGGTCTGGGTTTCATCAGAATTGAAGGGTTTGAATGATGACTGTGAACATTTTGAGAGCTTCCCCCCTGGCCACCTGTATTCAAGCAAATCCGGCGGGCTCCGGAGATGGTATAACCCTCCATGGTTCTCCGAGGCTATTCCTTCAACCCCGTATGACCCTCTTGCTCTGCGACGTGCATTTGAAAATGTGAGGTTCACGATTTAGAAGGGAGTGAATGATCTACTATATATATTTTGCGATCATTCTCAATCCATGCACTTATTGCTTGTTAGGAACAGCTTTCaaatgacccaaaaattatttttaaaattcaggTTTGTGTATAATTTTCGATTTTAAAGGTGATTCTGCATCACTTGACAGATGTTTCAAATGGGTACTTAATTGGAGGGGAATTTTTTCTGTGTAGCTTATGTGTTGGTTGTGATCTATGCAGGCTGTGATTAAAAGGCTAATGACTGATGTGCCTTTCGGAGTCCTGCTTTCTGGAGGGTTGGATTCATCACTGGTTGCCTCTATAACGGCGCGTCACCTTGCCGGGACCAAGGCTGCCAAGAGATGGGGAACACAACTTCATTCTTTCTGTGTTGGCCTTGAGGTGAGTTAAATTCATGACGAATCTTATTACCTCTTTAAAGTGGATTCTTAACTGTATAACTGGTTTCTCCATCTACTCTGCAGGGTTCACCGGATTTGAAGGCTGCTAAAGAAGTTGCTGATTATCTGGGTACTGTTCACCACGAGTTCCACTTCACTGTTCAGGTATCATAACTAACTTTGTCTTTTAAAGCTCAAGAATTCGTGTATTTTCTTCAAAAAACATGAAAATGCGAAGAACTTGACCTGGGGTTCGTGGCAGGATGGTATTGATGCCATTGAAGATGTTATTTACCATATTGAAACGTATGATGTGACAACAATCAGAGCAAGCACCCCTATGTTTCTGATGTCACGTAAGATTAAATCGCTTGGAGTGAAGATGGTGATTTCCGGCGAAGGCTCAGATGAGATTTTTGGGGGCTATTTATACTTCCACAAGGCTCCTAACAAGGAAGAGTTTCACCGTGAAACATGTCGTAAGGTACTTGGTTCATTTCAGGCAAATGCTCCAATAATCTGACTGGTTGAACAGGATACTTGAGCATACTTTAAGAGAATCACAATTGCCGGTGCCTCTTTTCTTTGCAGATAAAAGCTCTGCACCAGTATGATTGCTTGAGAGCTAACAAGGCAACATCTGCATGGGGTTTGGAAGCTCGGGTCCCCTTCTTAGACAAAGAGTTCATCAATGTTGCAATGGCTATTGACCCTGAGTGGAAGATGGTACtggaaaattgaaaattaaattcaaatatcaACTGTAATTGTTTGATCCTCCACATTGTTAACCAGGTTTTAAATTTCATTTAGATAAAACAAGAGCAAGGGCGAATTGAGAAGTGGGTTCTGAGAAAAGCTTTTGATGATGAAAAGCACCCGTATCTGCCAAAGGTCTCGCTAGATGAATTGTTGCCTTCTTTAGTACCTTCTCATTTTTTCCACTGTAATCCATAAACTGACAAGCTTCTTTGATGCCTGGTTCACGCAGCATATCCTCTACAGACAGAAAGAGCAATTTAGTGATGGCGTTGGCTACAGCTGGATTGATGGTCTCAAAGCTCATGCAGACCAGCATGTACACATCACTTTCACCACATTCTTCCTGATGCAATTAGATTAGTTCCCAACTCATGATTAATGCTATACTCAAATTTTCATTCAGGTGACAGACAAAATGATGATCAATGCTGCAAACATCTTCCCACATAACACTCCAACCACGAAAGAAGCCTACTACTATAGAATGATTTTCGAGAGGTTCTTCTCACAGGTAAACTCATCTGGACATGTACACGCAGTATTAGCCAATTATGTTCTGACGAAATTGGAAACTTTGATTTATTCATGTTCTTTGATATTGGGTTCTTCAGAACTCAGCCAGGCTGACAGTCCCGGGAGGAGCGAGCATAGCATGCAGCACAGCCACAGCTATTGAGTGGGACTCAGCATGGTCGAATAACCTTGATCCTTCTGGTAGGGCTGCTTTGGGGGTCCATGTTTCAGCTTACAAACAGCAGTTGCCTGCTGTCAATGCTGCTAATGGGCCATCCAAGATTATCGATGATGTGTCGAGGATGGTGGGAGTGGGCGCTCCGGGACTTACGATCCTAAGCTAGTATATGCCTTCTGGAACACAGTTATGTGCTGGGATTTTATGGGTAGAACTAGCAGCATTTGCTGAATTTTAGATGCAGTTTAAGCAATGTGTAAAAGTGAAAATATTCTAAAATGATGGTTACAATTCTCTGTCATCAATATATTGTAATCCATCTCTTGTACTTTTTTTCCCTCACCTCGTTGGTAATGACTAATGAATGATCAGTATGTCACAGTTCAAACAAGGTGGACAATTCTTGTGTTTCCTTTATTATCCCTGAGATGCTTCAGTCGAGgcatatttatataaatttctGGTGTTGGATTCTTGTGTTTTGCTACAACTTATTTCAGATCAACAGACTGGCGCCTTAAAATCCCAGAGATTACTGGGGAATGGATTTCTGAAAACAGGAGTCAACATTTTAAATTGCATCTCTTGTTATTTAGAGAGGGAGGTTTCAGAGAGCAAATTTTCCACTCGTCATCCCTGTGATCACATGGTGTTGGGAGTTGAAAGCAGCAAATCTTTTTAAACCATTTGCCCATGTTCATATTTTTCCTCCCTTTCAATTTTGCAGCCACTACTGTAAAAGAATTTGGGTTTGTACAAAAAAATATACACATTATCTACTAAACAAGAAGGATTGGTTAACATTGCAAATAACCAGCAAGCGGGTTACTTGCCTTCACAAATAATACACATTTCAACTGCATCACTTTATAAGTGAAAAAGCATGGGGAGGTGAGGAGAGGAAGTTGCATTTGCACCCTCTCATTtgataaataaactgacaatggaaagaaggaaaggaaaacaCTGAGCTTAGGAGAGCAAAACAATGTGAAATAGTTGGTTCGAAGTATCAGGCAGGCCAGGAACAGGCAACAATGGCAGATTGGTCAGGGTTAGTTCTCTGCTGCTAAAGAAATTAGTAAAACAATAAGGTGTAGAATAGTTGGTTCCAAGTATCAGGCAAGCCAGGAAGGCACCAATGGCTGCAGTCAGCAGACTGACCAGGGTTAGCTCTCTGGCCAGGGCTCAAATCACCACTGTAGATGGAGGGGTGCCCGTCTTTCCTCATTTCTGAAAGCATAGTTATGTCCAGCAAGTACACAGGGTTTCGCATCTCGCCAATCACTTTATCCACCACATCCATTAGATCTGTATATCCCCCTGGGTATGTTGCTGAGTATGTTGCTCCACTCGGTGCAGTCTCCCCATAACAGTTTTTTGTCGACATAAGCACTGGTGCCACAGCTGTGTTCCAGTCAGATGGGCTGTAAATGTCATTCAACCGTAAGATCAGTTTCCCATGAAAAGGCACAGTTAAAAAAATTCTAACTAGTAAGAGTATCCAAAGCATTCTACTTATCAAGAAAAGCTCCCCTTAACAGATGATGCAGACTATTGGAGTATTGCCCTTCTAAAAGATCTGCTGCTCATCTGACTCACATTAGACATTtcctgtgttttttttttagaaaggtCATTATTTCCTGGAGTATTTGAACTATTAGTTGCACAGTATTCGTCATATCATCttatagcatttttttttttcttttcatgtttCCAGCTCAGGAACCTCTCCCAGGGCATTTGAATTCTAACTTTTCACTATAATTTATTGACAACTATTTGATCCACTATGGCATTTATTTCCTTATGAACCTTTTAACAATCTGCAAGATGCATCTTCAAGCTAATAACAAAAACATATTTAAAGAAATGAAATTGGGTGGGGCAGGTCAGTGGATCAAACTTCATATACAGTTGTCTTGGTTTAAACCAGTCTTTTATCCTATGGAAGATCAGGTAAACAGCATGGCACAACAACAGCATTCTGCGGGGTTTTTATGGGGGGAAGGGCTGCTGGAATAAGCATACAGCCCCTAGCAGGTCCCTAACTCAGCAGGGGTTGGACTGTTTGGCGTTATCCTGAGTAGTGTGTGTAGCTAATAGATTAGGTAGGATTGTTTTCAACAAGATCAgatcaaataatttaaatttgcTCTCAAATCCAGGAATCTTTGTAACATTTTCCTGAGTGGTGTTGGTAGCTAATAAGATGGATTGCGTCAACAAAGCTGATTTAGATTGTCCCATGTTTGTGCCGAACCAATCTGCCTTTCAGCAGACAATTGGAGACAGTACAATTGAAATTTGCTGGATTACAGACTTCATGACTAGTTTCCATGGACAGGAATATCTGTGAACCTAGTGATGCAGGACCATGttcaacaactttaattctcaatCCAAGTCTGAATGAAAACTAACACATGGGCATTTTATAGATACAATGCTGGGAAGACGATGAAACCAAAGGAAACAAATTTAAGAAGcctaaataaactaaaatgctAGTTCCTTAAATAACATGTCAGAATCTTGAAGCTAAGTTcctaataaaaatgaaagaagaaaaatgaacaaaaatttcACATCTTAAAATGCCAGCTGCATCAATCTCCCTAatgggtttaaaattttttttttttttttaagaacttgACCTCATGTTAAAGCAGGTATGCACGCTAGCTTGCATTACCATCTTCATCCCTAGAATACTCAACTGCATTCACAAGTTAGTGGGCTCTTGCCAGGCCGAAGCTCCATGTCCAGATCTTCAAGAATCTCTACTACAGCAAAACAAGTCTTTCTAGTGAAGTTGTAAGGAATGTCCTTTTGCCCTCCATTATATCAATTAATCGGAAAGCATTCAACCCACTTGGAACTAGGCAGCTTGATAAGGGTAAGAGGTGGTTCATGTGGAACGAACATTTTC
This region includes:
- the LOC131147946 gene encoding asparagine synthetase [glutamine-hydrolyzing]; its protein translation is MCGILAVLGCSDDSQAKRVRVLELSRRLKHRGPDWSGIYQHGDCYLAHQRLAIVDPASGDQPLFNEDKSIAVTVNGEIYNHEALRKSLAHHKFRTGSDCDVIAHLYEEHGENFVDMLDGMFSFVLLDTRDNSFIVARDAIGITSLYIGWGLDGSVWVSSELKGLNDDCEHFESFPPGHLYSSKSGGLRRWYNPPWFSEAIPSTPYDPLALRRAFENAVIKRLMTDVPFGVLLSGGLDSSLVASITARHLAGTKAAKRWGTQLHSFCVGLEGSPDLKAAKEVADYLGTVHHEFHFTVQDGIDAIEDVIYHIETYDVTTIRASTPMFLMSRKIKSLGVKMVISGEGSDEIFGGYLYFHKAPNKEEFHRETCRKIKALHQYDCLRANKATSAWGLEARVPFLDKEFINVAMAIDPEWKMIKQEQGRIEKWVLRKAFDDEKHPYLPKHILYRQKEQFSDGVGYSWIDGLKAHADQHVTDKMMINAANIFPHNTPTTKEAYYYRMIFERFFSQNSARLTVPGGASIACSTATAIEWDSAWSNNLDPSGRAALGVHVSAYKQQLPAVNAANGPSKIIDDVSRMVGVGAPGLTILS